A region from the Felis catus isolate Fca126 chromosome F1, F.catus_Fca126_mat1.0, whole genome shotgun sequence genome encodes:
- the CAMK1G gene encoding calcium/calmodulin-dependent protein kinase type 1G isoform X2, producing the protein MGRKEEDSSSWKKQTTNIRKTFIFMEVLGSGAFSEVFLVKQRMTGKLFALKCIKKSPAFRDSSLENEIAVLKKIKHENIVTLEDIYESTTHYYLVMQLVSGGELFDRILERGVYTEKDASLVIQQVLSAVKYLHENGIVHRDLKPENLLYLTPEENSKIMITDFGLSKMEQSGVMSTACGTPGYVAPEVLAQKPYSKAVDCWSIGVITYILLCGYPPFYEETESKLFEKIKEGYYEFESPFWDDISESAKDFICHLLEKDPNERYTCEKALRHPWINGNTALHRDIYPSVSLQIQKNFAKSKWRQAFNAAAVVHHMRKLHMNLHSPGIHPEVENRPPVTQASEASRPSSSELTITEAPALDQSGALPALPRLPCQHGPRTAAPGGRSLNCLVNGSLRISSSLVPMQQGPLAAGPCGCCSSCLSIGSKEKSSYCSEPTLLKKANRKQNYKSEVMVPVKASGSSHCRAGQTGVCLIM; encoded by the exons AGGAGCTTTTTCAGAAGTTTTCCTGGTGAAGCAAAGGATGACTGGGAAGCTCTTTGCCCTGAAGTGCATCAAGAAGTCACCTGCCTTCCGGGACAGCAGCCTGGAGAATGAGATTGCCGTGTTGAAAAA gATCAAGCATGAAAACATCGTGACCCTGGAGGACATCTATGAGAGCACCACTCACTACTACCTGGTCATGCAGCT TGTTTCTGGCGGGGAACTCTTTGACCGGATCCTGGAGCGGGGTGTCTACACTGAGAAGGATGCCAGCCTGGTGATCCAGCAGGTCTTGTCAGCAGTGAAATACCTCCACGAGAATGGCATCGTCCACAGAGACTTGAAG CCTGAAAACCTGCTGTACCTAACCCCTGAAGAGAATTCTAAGATCATGATCACAGACTTTGGTCTGTCCAAGATGGAACAGAGTGGAGTCATGTCCACTGCCTGTGGGACCCCGGGCTATGTGG CTCCGGAAGTGTTGGCACAGAAGCCCTACAGCAAGGCTGTGGATTGCTGGTCTATTGGCGTCATCACTTACATATT GTTGTGTGGGTATCCCCCCTtctatgaagaaactgagtctaaGCTTTTCGAGAAGATCAAGGAGGGCTACTATGAATTTGAATCTCCATTCTGGGATGACATTTCTGAGTCAG CCAAGGATTTTATTTGCCACTTGCTGGAGAAGGACCCGAATGAACGGTATACCTGTGAGAAGGCCTTGAGGCACCCCTG GATCAATGGAAACACAGCCCTCCACCGGGACATCTACCCATCAGTCAGTCTCCAGATCCAGAAGAACTTTGCCAAGAGCAAGTGGAGG CAAGCCTTCAATGCAGCAGCTGTGGTGCATCACATGAGGAAGCTGCACATGAACTTGCACAGCCCAGGCATCCACCCAGAGGTGGAGAACAGGCCTCCCGTCACTCAAGCCTCAGAAGCCTCCAGACCCAGCTCCTCTGAGCTCACCATCACCGAGGCACCTGCCCTGGACCAGAGTGGCGCACTTCCTGCCCTGCCCCGGCTGCCCTGCCAGCACGGCCCCCGGACCGCTGCGCCCGGTGGCAGGTCCCTCAACTGCCTGGTCAATGGCTCGCTCCGCATCAGCAGCAGCCTGGTGCCCATGCAGCAGGGGCCCCTGGCCGCTGGGCCCTGTGGCTGCTGTTCTAGTTGCCTGAGCATCGGGAGCAAAGAGAAGTCCTCTTACTGCTCCGAACCCACACTCCTCAAAAAAGCTAACAGAAAACA GAACTACAAATCAGAGGTCATGGTGCCGGTTAAAGCCAGCGGCAGTTCCCACTGCCGGGCGGGGCAGACTGGAGTCTGTCTCATCATGTGA
- the CAMK1G gene encoding calcium/calmodulin-dependent protein kinase type 1G isoform X1 gives MWAAPLGAQASPKASTLEAMGRKEEDSSSWKKQTTNIRKTFIFMEVLGSGAFSEVFLVKQRMTGKLFALKCIKKSPAFRDSSLENEIAVLKKIKHENIVTLEDIYESTTHYYLVMQLVSGGELFDRILERGVYTEKDASLVIQQVLSAVKYLHENGIVHRDLKPENLLYLTPEENSKIMITDFGLSKMEQSGVMSTACGTPGYVAPEVLAQKPYSKAVDCWSIGVITYILLCGYPPFYEETESKLFEKIKEGYYEFESPFWDDISESAKDFICHLLEKDPNERYTCEKALRHPWINGNTALHRDIYPSVSLQIQKNFAKSKWRQAFNAAAVVHHMRKLHMNLHSPGIHPEVENRPPVTQASEASRPSSSELTITEAPALDQSGALPALPRLPCQHGPRTAAPGGRSLNCLVNGSLRISSSLVPMQQGPLAAGPCGCCSSCLSIGSKEKSSYCSEPTLLKKANRKQNYKSEVMVPVKASGSSHCRAGQTGVCLIM, from the exons AGGAGCTTTTTCAGAAGTTTTCCTGGTGAAGCAAAGGATGACTGGGAAGCTCTTTGCCCTGAAGTGCATCAAGAAGTCACCTGCCTTCCGGGACAGCAGCCTGGAGAATGAGATTGCCGTGTTGAAAAA gATCAAGCATGAAAACATCGTGACCCTGGAGGACATCTATGAGAGCACCACTCACTACTACCTGGTCATGCAGCT TGTTTCTGGCGGGGAACTCTTTGACCGGATCCTGGAGCGGGGTGTCTACACTGAGAAGGATGCCAGCCTGGTGATCCAGCAGGTCTTGTCAGCAGTGAAATACCTCCACGAGAATGGCATCGTCCACAGAGACTTGAAG CCTGAAAACCTGCTGTACCTAACCCCTGAAGAGAATTCTAAGATCATGATCACAGACTTTGGTCTGTCCAAGATGGAACAGAGTGGAGTCATGTCCACTGCCTGTGGGACCCCGGGCTATGTGG CTCCGGAAGTGTTGGCACAGAAGCCCTACAGCAAGGCTGTGGATTGCTGGTCTATTGGCGTCATCACTTACATATT GTTGTGTGGGTATCCCCCCTtctatgaagaaactgagtctaaGCTTTTCGAGAAGATCAAGGAGGGCTACTATGAATTTGAATCTCCATTCTGGGATGACATTTCTGAGTCAG CCAAGGATTTTATTTGCCACTTGCTGGAGAAGGACCCGAATGAACGGTATACCTGTGAGAAGGCCTTGAGGCACCCCTG GATCAATGGAAACACAGCCCTCCACCGGGACATCTACCCATCAGTCAGTCTCCAGATCCAGAAGAACTTTGCCAAGAGCAAGTGGAGG CAAGCCTTCAATGCAGCAGCTGTGGTGCATCACATGAGGAAGCTGCACATGAACTTGCACAGCCCAGGCATCCACCCAGAGGTGGAGAACAGGCCTCCCGTCACTCAAGCCTCAGAAGCCTCCAGACCCAGCTCCTCTGAGCTCACCATCACCGAGGCACCTGCCCTGGACCAGAGTGGCGCACTTCCTGCCCTGCCCCGGCTGCCCTGCCAGCACGGCCCCCGGACCGCTGCGCCCGGTGGCAGGTCCCTCAACTGCCTGGTCAATGGCTCGCTCCGCATCAGCAGCAGCCTGGTGCCCATGCAGCAGGGGCCCCTGGCCGCTGGGCCCTGTGGCTGCTGTTCTAGTTGCCTGAGCATCGGGAGCAAAGAGAAGTCCTCTTACTGCTCCGAACCCACACTCCTCAAAAAAGCTAACAGAAAACA GAACTACAAATCAGAGGTCATGGTGCCGGTTAAAGCCAGCGGCAGTTCCCACTGCCGGGCGGGGCAGACTGGAGTCTGTCTCATCATGTGA